The proteins below come from a single Mytilus edulis chromosome 5, xbMytEdul2.2, whole genome shotgun sequence genomic window:
- the LOC139522375 gene encoding galactoside alpha-(1,2)-fucosyltransferase 2-like, with protein sequence MKQKLYLWMMKSRRKCIVIPWVACVVVLIFFVFQTNTNTFQFLEVLNYQFFMFNSNSTKTQSINQIGKTIPALSSKAFIKQVNYTSTTKGLQTSAIYPTLANLTHCLCPVEILGLGNRMFQFATHFAVARSKGMRLIISKHSELNRIFKLHDIDLWDNITICSKFTVRLEKQNCAYDKNLLNFNSSQNIRLFPCLQSYKYFDNYTTELRKQFTFRDQIPQEAENDLNQIIKRHNIGSRRDITLVGVHVRRTDWLNNPHGYNVATPQYMTKAVQYFKSKYQNVMFIVSSLDLPWTRANMPNNTKVEYLSNPQREVIVATLSLCNHTITTVGSFGWWIGWLTGGEVTYFKWPAVEGTDLRKQYSKDYSDYFYPNWIGL encoded by the exons ATGAAACAGAAACTGTATTTGTGGATGATGAAGAGCAGAAGAAAGT GTATAGTAATCCCATGGGTAGCTTGTGTCGTTGTATTGATCTTTTTCGTTTTTCAAACGAATACTAATACGTTCCAATTTTTGGAGGTCCTCAATTATCAGTTTTTCATGTTTAATAGCAACTCGACGAAAACACAGTCAATAAACCAGATAGGAAAAACCATACCAGCTCTATCAAGCAAAGCTTTTATAAAGCAAGTCAATTATACTTCCACTACTAAAGGGTTGCAAACATCGGCTATTTATCCTACACTTGCCAATCTCACTCATTGTTTATGTCCGGTAGAGATTTTGGGCTTAGGAAACCGGATGTTCCAATTTGCAACACACTTTGCTGTTGCTAGGTCTAAAGGTATGCGGTTAATCATCTCTAAACATTCAGAGTTAAATCGTATATTCAAACTCCATGACATTGATCTATGGGATAACATAACCATATGCAGCAAATTTACTGTCCGATTAGAAAAACAGAACTGTGCATATGACAAAAATCTATTAAACTTCAACAGTTCTCAAAATATAAGACTATTTCCTTGTTTACagtcttataaatattttgacaactATACAACTGAACTGAGGAAACAATTTACATTTAGAGACCAAATACCTCAGGAAGCAGAAAATGATCTAAATCAGATAATCAAACGACACAATATAGGATCTagaagggacataactcttgtCGGTGTTCATGTACGCCGAACAGACTGGTTGAATAATCCGCATGGTTATAATGTAGCAACACCACAGTATATGACGAAGGCCGtgcaatattttaaatcaaaatatcaaaatgttatgTTTATTGTGTCATCTCTAGATCTGCCATGGACTAGAGCTAATATGCCTAACAACACAAAAGTTGAATATTTGTCTAATCCGCAAAGGGAGGTAATCGTTGCTACTTTATCATTATGTAATCATACAATAACAACAGTCGGTTCGTTTGGATGGTGGATTGGATGGCTTACGGGAGGAGAAGTCACATATTTCAAATGGCCCGCAGTAGAGGGGACTGACTTACGAAAACAGTACAGCAAAGATTACTCTGATTATTTCTACCCGAATTGGATTGGACTATAA